The DNA region AAATTGCAGTATTAAGGCTAGTAATATATTAGTTTCGTTAGTAATCTTATTTATTGGAGAAGAAATGCACAAGAAACCAAACATCGTTCCGGCAGAAAAAATTCAAAATTTACCGACTTACATTTTCGCAGAATTGGATGAATGGAAAGAAGCCGCACGAGCGAGAGGTTTTGCATTCGTCGATTTAGGAATGGGCAATCCTGATGGAGCTACCCCTGACCCTATTGTGCGTGCTGCTGTAGATTCTATTAAAAATCCTGTAAATCACGGTTACCCTTCGTTTAAAGGCAGGATAGAATTCCGCCGTGATATTGCAAAATGGATGAAACTGAGATACAACGTTGATATCGACCCTGAAACAGAAATACAGACACTTATAGGTGCAAAAGAAGGGTTAGCTCATATAGCGTTGGCTTATACTAATCCGGGTGATATAAACATCGTTCCCGACCCTTATTACCCTGTTTTATCCAGAGGAACCTGGATTGCAAGCGGGGAAGTATATCATGTGCCGCTTAAGGAAGAGAATAATTATTTGCCTGATTTAAAGTCCATCCCTGAAGATGTTGCTAAAAAAGCAAAAATGTTTTTCGTTAACTATCCTAATAATCCGACCGCTGCTGTTGCGACAAAGGAATTTTATAAAGAGCTTGTTGATTTTTGCATAGAAAACGACATTTTACTTGTTACAGACTTGGCTTATGGTGAGGTTACTTTCGACAACTACAGACCGTTGAGTATATTTGAAATAGAGGGGGCAAAATCCGTTGCGGTTGAGTTCCATTCTTTCTCAAAAACATTTAATATGGCAGGCTGGAGAGTAGGCTTTGTAGTCGGCGCCAAAGAATTTATTTCAAACATTCATAAGACAAAAACAAATATAGACTACGGTACATCAGGTTTGGTTCAAGATGCCGCGATGTGTGCCTTAAATATAGATTATTCCTACGTTCAAGAAACAATGGACAAGTATTACAGACGAATGAAGCTTATGGTAGACGGTCTCAATAAATTGGGCTGGAATTTAAAATATACCATAGCAACCATGTACCTGTGGCTTAAAGTTCCCGAAGGTTATGATTCAATGACTTGGTGCCGTAAGGTCTTTGACGAAGCAGGTGTTGTATTTACTCCGGGTATCGCTTTTGGCAAATACAGTGATAACTATTGCAGGGTTTCGCTTGTAGCTTCTGACGAAAAACTGCTGGAAGCATTGGAACGATTGGAAAAAGCCGGTATACACTTTTGTATGAAATAAAAAGGTATTCTGTCAAAAAAGCATTGTAACCGACGTAAAGCAATAGCACTAAAAAGCCTTACAATGAATATCGGTTTTGATACCTGCAATGTCTCGCAGGTGGGTGCCGCCCCAAGTAAATCGCCGTTTCCTGCTGCGTGGCAGGTCTACTTTGTTACTTTTAAGATCAAACTCCCTAATAAAAAAGATGTAGGATCAAAACAAAATACCCACTGTAAGGTAATAGTATTATTGCATATCTTTTGAAATTTTTCCACAATACTTTACACTATGAAATCGTCGTTGATTTTTTGGATAATTTCATCTATAAAATACTTCACCTTTTTATCGGTTTGATAATCTTCTTTGGTCTTTTCATAAGAGTAAAGAACCGTTGTATGCTTTCTGTTTATGACACTTCCTATTTGAGGGAAGCTGGATTTTACAAGCTCTCTTGTCAAATAAACAGCTATATGCCTTGCGAGAGCTATGTCTTTGGAGCGCGAAGATGCCTTAATTTCAGAAGGTTCTATATTAAAGTAATCACCAACGTAATTGATTATACCTTCCGCAGTGAGTTCTTTTTCTCTGGCGGCAAAGTTAATTATCTTTTTAGCGGTTTCAAGCGTTACAGCTGTATTTTGAATACTTGCAAAAGCGCTCATTCTGTTTAAAGCTCCCTCAAGCTCCCTTACGTTATTCTTGAAGACTGATGCTATAAGCTCTAAAACGGATAACGGGATGCTCAGGTTTTCTTCTTTTACTTTTTGTTTAAGAATTTCGACTCTAGTTTCATAAGGCGGGGGAGTAATTTGAGCCAGAAGCCCCCATTCAAACCTGCTCCTTAGCCTGTCTGTCAAAGTAGATATATCTTTGGGCGGACGGTCGCTGGTTATTACTATTTGTTTACCGTTTCTGTGCAGGTGGTCAAAAATATTGAACAATTCATCCTGGGTTTTTTCTCTGCCTTCCAAAAATTGTACATCGTCTATTAACAATACATCAACGTTTTTGTACTTGTTTTTAAATTCATTTTTTTTCTTCTCATTGCCTTTATAAGCAACCATAATTTGGACAAACTCGTTAGTAAGTTCTTCGACTGTAACGTATCTGACTTTTTTATCATGATGGTTTAGAAGAATATAATGTCCTATAGAGTGAAGAAGATGGGTTTTCCCCAATCCTGCGCCCCCGTACAAAAACAGCGGGTTATATAATGTTCCCGGCTTGCGGGCGATGCTTTTCGCTGCTCCTAATGCAAATTTATTGGATTCACCTTCTATAAAGTTGTCAAATGAATACTTCAAATTAAGATTGAAAGATGTCATCTTTAATCTTTCATAAGGGTTTTCATCCAAAGGAAGTTTTTGCTGGACAACTTCTGTAGTATCAAAAGGCACAGGCTTTTGCGGTGTAAATTTCGGCTTGAATTTGCTATCTAATATTATATCGAATTCGCTGTAAGGATTTTGTGTAACTTCTCTTAAGGCGTTTAAAATCTCAAGGTTATATCTTTTTCTGACATAATCCTGCTGCATGGTTCTGTTTGTAACCAAATAAAGTGTATTATCTTCAAAAGACTTGAATCCTAAGGGTTTTATCCACATTTCAAAAGCAGGTGTGGTCATTCTGTCTTCAAGGTTTTTTAGAATTTCTTTCCATAATAGTTTAGTATTTTCTACCACTACACATTCCAATATTAATATTCTCCAGCCAGATAAAACTTATAAAACCAATGTGTAAAATCTTTAAAACAAATTTTTTTCGAATTTTCACAATAGTTTTTATGTGTAATAAATATCTTATAACAAAACATTTAAAAGTGAGCATAATTTTTGAAAATCTTCACAAAAATTTATTGTCTGTTAAATATTAAAATTTGATGTAAATATTTGTAAAAAAAATATCAAAAAAACCTGGAAAATGTCTTAAAGCTTTTGTAAATTGGTAAAATAGTTATGGGGACTGAATTTTCTTTAGTACATGCAGCCGCTAACGATGTTAATGCACCGTTGAATTTTGAAATGTTAGGATATGGGCTTAATCCTTATGATAAGAAGCTAAACTTTTCAGGGAAGCAACTTCTCCTGAAACCCCTGACGTTTACTCTATTGCGCATCCGGGGCTAATTTCTTTATCTAACGCTGATGACTATGCGAAAAGCCTTAAGGAACATTGCAAGGCAAAACAGTATGATTGGAAGCAGCATTTATTTGAAAGGTTTTTAGAGCAAATAACAGGCGACAGCAAAGGTAAATTAATTGGCGCCGAGCTGAATTATCAATCTTACGCTCAACGCTACGACGGGTTTGAAGGTTATGTAAACCATATAAAAAACAGAGCCTCATCCTCCAAATTTAACTTAGCTGCCAGCGGCGGTTTAGATTGTCATGGGAATAACCTTTTTACCAAAAGTGACAAAATATCTCCGGAAATTTTAGAAGAACTTCTTGGATAGTAAATAAATTTGCATTAAATTGTATATAATTAATTTATACTATATTAATTATTGTAAAATTTTTATTTTAAGAAATGTAAAAAATGTGTAAAAAACCGCATAAATTGGTACAATATTAGTTGGAAATAAGGTAAAGCATGTGCGTATAAATTCTACAAATTCTAATTGTAATTCGTATTGCATTTCTAAGGGAAATTTATATTTAAAACAAAATTCCTCTTTTAAGGCTGACCCTTTTGCCCAATTTCAGTATAATCAAAGGGTTGCCACTATTGTCCCTATTGCCTCTGTTGCTCCTGTTGCGTCATTTCCCGTGAATATGGCAGTTCCCGTTGCCGCGGCAGACAGCGGTTTGGGGTTGGGAACTCTGATAGGAGGACTTGCCGCTGCCGGCGGGATATTTGCCCTGATTATAAAATTCATCAGAGGCAGGGGCGGCAACCCGCCTATAGATGCGGGGATTAAGCTTTTAAAAGGGCAATACCAAAAAATCATCCAAAATTTTCCTTCGGACAAAGTTTATTACGAACAACTGGCGAAAGATACAGGTTTAGCGGCAGGTGAAGAATTTAAACTTACGTCTGTGGTTGGTAAAGCTCAACTTTCGGACTTGCTGGGTAAATTCTCACCGCAGGACTTTAAAGTTGGCGAAAATCTTGAAGGCGTCAGGGATTTAACATACCGGGTTAATTTGCATAATCATACGCAGGCTTCTGACGGTAAATTATCAGTATTTGATTTTTTGGAACAGGCAAGAAAATGGGCAGATAAGATTGCCGGTAAAGTCAAGGATGATAAGCCTCCTTTTACAATAGCAATAACGGACCATGACACTTTAGACGGAGCAAAAGAAGCGGTTAGAATAATCGCTCAAAATCCTGAAAAATACAAAAATTTAAGGGTGGTTTTAGGTTCTGAAATAAGTGTATCTCATATTGACCCTAACGATGTGGTAAGACCCGTCGAGTTTGAGCTTATGGGGTATGCATTGAATCCGTTTAACTCTAAGTTAAACGGATTGCTGAAACAAGTCGGTGAAAACAGGGAAAGCGCTATAGCTCAATTACTTACTAAAATTAAAGCCCAATTCCCTGAATACAATATAGGGTTTGAAAACAGCAAATCTTTCCATTCTAATTTGAAAAATGTCCGCACAAACGGCGTTTTATATCTGGCGGGAGATTACGCTAAATTCAAAATAATGTTTAGTAATTATATTGGTTTGATTAATTCAAAAATACTGCCTGACGGACAGCAAAAACTTGATAAAGAAAAACTGTTTAGCGAACTCTCCGATTCTTATTATTGTTGGATGGATGCTACAGGGAATAAAGATATAGTAACCTTTTTAAAAGATTATGGTATAAAGAAAATTCTTTCCGACAGAAATCTTCTAACCGCTCAAAATCAATCTGTATACGAAGAGATATTTAAAAAGGATTTTAAACAATACAGTGATTTTATAAGTAATGAGGTGAAAGAAGCGCTTCCCGCAATAGCAGACACTAAGGGTTATGCACTATTGCCAAAGCAAGTTTTTGAGGCAATCAGACAAAGTGACGGGCAGGGATTTTTTGGTTTTGCGCATCCTGCGCTTATTAAGTTAAATAGTGATAACGGAAGCAATATTTCACCTGCAAGATTAAAAAGTCTGCAATCCTGGGAAGATAAGAACAAAAATCTTGTATACAGGGTATTCCAATCATTGAAACAGGAGGGCAAGGATTTATTTGACGCTTCCGAGATTAATTATCAATCTTACGGCAAAGAAATTGGTAATGATTGGATAAAATTTATGAAGGAAGACATCGCTGATTGCAATTCTTTAAAGTTGAAATATACAGGCGGAGTCGACTGCCATAAGCCTTCCATATTTTTAAAACATAAGCTTTTGGCTAAAGACGATATAGAAAGACTAAATTTACGCGAATTGTTGGGAGAAAATTATGAAAGTTACGCCGCTTTATTCAAATTCGTATAAAAACAGGCAGCTTTCACCTAACTTTAGAAGCAAAACTGTTTATGAGAGTCATAAAATTATCGAAAAAGATATTTTATCACTGTCAGAAGCAAAATATCTTGCTGTTAATCCCGAAACTCCAAAGCAGGAAATTCTTGGCGTTAATTTAAGCAGGGCTGATGAGAAAACAATAGAATTAACATCAAGATACGGGAATAAAACGGGAACAATAACCTATAATCCGAATGTAAAACAACCGGAGATAAATGTTCAGGCAGGTTCATTCCAGCCCGTTATTGAGCTAAAGGACGAAGAACTTGGCATAACTCTTCTTATGACAAGAGGTTCAACTTTGCAGGGAAACAATTTAAACGTAAATTACAAACCTGTTGCAAGACCTGATATTTCATTTAGGAGCGGGCATAATTTAGTTGTAGCAACAGGTTATAAAGCTGAAAAAACAAGTGAGATAGTAAACAATTATAATTTCAATAGGGAATATAGTACCTTTGATGTTTTTATGCAGGCTTTAAGACGCCAATACACTATATTCGGACTTGGCGCAGGCTATGGTTCAAGGTTAAAGCCGATATCAGATTTAACAGGTGATAATAAGTTATCAACAAAATACCCCGGCGGTAAAAACAGCATATTTGAAGTAGCTGTCTTGGATGCTGCAATGAGGCTGGGAAAAATTGGCAACATTCAAGTGGTACGGGAAAATCCTGATAATTTATCGGGTACGGCGGGCGCTATTATTAAGTGTTTAAAAAACGGCACGGTACCTATGGATAAACCACTGATTTTATTGACAGGGGACACATTTAATAATATTGATTTGAGTGAAGCTGCCTATCAGGCGGAACAATTTCATTTATCGGGGATTGCAATGTTGGTTTCTGCTGTTGATGAAAATGAATTAATCGGCAAAGCTCCGATAAAATTTGATGAAAATAATGAGATAACAGAACTGTACCCTGTAATCACTCCTGAAAATTATTCTGAAATTGTAAGTAAAGCAAAGGTTGAGGGGAAAATTTATACGGGAACGAATATAGTTATTATACAACCGGAAATTCTTTCTATTCTTAAAAAATTTGCAGATGCTGACGGCAAGGCGGATTTTCTTGAATTTTTCGGGTTGATGTTTAATACATTAAATAAAAATACAGAGATATTAGAAAAGAAATACCCAAACGGTTTAACATCAGAAGAGTTAAAGATAAGTGATTTGGTTGATTATACAGGCAATCCCAATCCTGTTTATAATAAAGACAATAAAGCTTTAAAATTAAAGGCTATAGTCGCAAATAAGGATTACCTTTCTGAATATAAATGTTTTTCTTCTGATATGGGAACAATAGAGGAATATTTTAATACCCTTCATAAGATAAAAAAAGAAAAATCTATAGTAAGGATGAAACAGGAAACTTTAGATACCATTAAATCTCATATTGATGATAACGGCGTTATTTATATGAATACCGAAGCAAAGTCAAAATTAGTTCAGTTTCAACAAAAATACGATATAAATTCTGTCAGCGGAAATGTCATTGTACATTCTTTCAAGCCTAAACAGCCGGTGGAAATTACACCCGCCCCGGCAGTTAATAAAAAAGAAGAGCATACAGGTGGAAGGAACCTGCTTGATTTAACCTATAAACCTGAAGAAAATGATATAACCGTAGGCGCAATGTTTCTTTGCGGGGATGTCAACAACTTTGCACAGCAAATGATTCAAAAACACGGACTATTACCTTTTATATCCTGGTATTTGAGTCCTAAGGGCTACTATGGCGCTTATGAAAGATATGTCCAAAAATTATATAATCGTTCAAACTCGCTGGAAATGTTATTAAAATATGCGCCTAATTGGTCGCCCTGGAAACTGGAAGAAAAATCATGGCTGCTTCAAAATCCTTCACTCTCAAATGTTTCGGAAAATATGAGAGAAAGACTGTTTCATGCAGAATTGGATAAAAAAAGAGAAATTCCTTTTACTATAGGCAAATTACCGGAGATTTTCCCTAATAATGATGCTTTTTTACAGCTGATAAAAACCTTAAAAACAAGAGAAATTCTTGATGCCAGCCTTTACATCGGGGGAGGTAATTACAAAGTTGAGAGGTTAAAAGGCGGCGAGCTGAATGATAAATTTATTTACTTACTGGAACGTAATAATAAAAAATTTATTTTAAAATTTGACAGAATTAACGTTGAAGACTCCGACACGGTAGACGGCAGGAAATTATCTCTTATTGAGCAGCGCTCAATAAGAAAAAACAAGTACACAGCCGCTGATTCTATTTATTCCAATGCTTGTATAAGCGCATATCTTCAATACAACGGTTGTTCCCATATACCTGAAATGTTTTATTATCACCATGGCGCAAATGCCGCAATTTATGAATATATTGAAGATAAAGACGGAGACTTATTTCAGCATAATCTGCTTAATACGGAATATGACAGTTTGTCAGAAACAAACAAAACGTATAAGATGCTAAACAAATTAGGTGTATTCTTAAATGATACCGCATATAAAAACACGCTGACCGATAGCAAAGGAATGAAAAAAATTATCGATTTGGGACATGCTTCATTTTTTATGCCGTTTAAGCCCGGAATTAAACATTATAATATAGAATTTGCTAACACAAACGGGCCTGATATGAGTGCTATTTATGCAGGTTTATTAAATATCCAATATTCTTTATAAAGTGTAAATATTTGTAAATAAATCCTGTTTTTTACTAAAGTTTTTCAAATAAATGCCGATAAGTACATTATCGAAGGTAGAGAATAAGGAGTATATTATGAGCAGCCAGCAATTTTATTGGGCAGGAACTTACAGCTTTAAAAATGAGGTAAGATTTTTCCTTGAACTGCTAAAAAAACAAATAGATTTACTCTTGTCAAAAATTGAAAAGACAGAAAAGTTTATTGAACGGTGAGATTAGACATTACAAACTTCTTTAATAGAGGCGCAAGCCTCTTTTTTCTTATGTTATAAAATATGCTCCATCTTTTCTTTTTTTGTTCTCATATAAAATTCGTTGTATTTATTCAACTCGCATGGAATTGCGATTCTGTCTGTGATTTCTATATTATAGCCCTTAAGTGCAACAATTTTTTTGGGGTTATTGGTAATTAAATTAAACCTTGTTAAACCTAAATCAAGTAATATTTGAGCACCTACTCCGTAATCTCTTAAGTCAGGTTCAAAGCCCAAATCAATGTTAGCTTCTACCGTATCTTTGCCATGGTCTTGCAGGTCATAAGCCTTGATTTTATTGGTTAAACCTATTCCTCTTCCTTCATGGTCGCGCAGGTAAACCAAAGCCCCGCAGCCGTAATCTTCTATATATTCAAGCGCATTTGCCAATTGGTCGCCGCAATCACACTTTAAGCTGTGAAATATATCACCCGTGAGGCATTCGCTATGCATTCTCACAGCGGGGATTTTTCCGCAGTCTAAATCTTTTACAAGCGCTACATGTTCGCAGCCGTCAAGCTCATTTATATAACCGTATATTTCAAAAATACCATGCCGGGTCGGCATTTTTGCACACGCAATACGTTTAACAAAACGCTCATGGTTTAGACGGTATTCAATAATCTGAGCCACGGTAATAAATTTCAAGTTATGTTTTTG from Candidatus Gastranaerophilales bacterium includes:
- a CDS encoding LL-diaminopimelate aminotransferase, producing MHKKPNIVPAEKIQNLPTYIFAELDEWKEAARARGFAFVDLGMGNPDGATPDPIVRAAVDSIKNPVNHGYPSFKGRIEFRRDIAKWMKLRYNVDIDPETEIQTLIGAKEGLAHIALAYTNPGDINIVPDPYYPVLSRGTWIASGEVYHVPLKEENNYLPDLKSIPEDVAKKAKMFFVNYPNNPTAAVATKEFYKELVDFCIENDILLVTDLAYGEVTFDNYRPLSIFEIEGAKSVAVEFHSFSKTFNMAGWRVGFVVGAKEFISNIHKTKTNIDYGTSGLVQDAAMCALNIDYSYVQETMDKYYRRMKLMVDGLNKLGWNLKYTIATMYLWLKVPEGYDSMTWCRKVFDEAGVVFTPGIAFGKYSDNYCRVSLVASDEKLLEALERLEKAGIHFCMK
- a CDS encoding bifunctional 3,4-dihydroxy-2-butanone-4-phosphate synthase/GTP cyclohydrolase II, which encodes MNTFNTVAEAIEDIKNGKIVIVADDESRENEGDLICAAELVTAEIINFMVTEARGLICMPMDEVLTKRLELEQMVSHNTESHGCAFTISIDAQAKFGVTTGISASDRAITIKTAMRDDAQPSDLRRPGHIFPLKAKNGGVLQRVGQTEAAVDLARLAGLKPAGVICEILNPDGTMARRNDLKTFAQKHNLKFITVAQIIEYRLNHERFVKRIACAKMPTRHGIFEIYGYINELDGCEHVALVKDLDCGKIPAVRMHSECLTGDIFHSLKCDCGDQLANALEYIEDYGCGALVYLRDHEGRGIGLTNKIKAYDLQDHGKDTVEANIDLGFEPDLRDYGVGAQILLDLGLTRFNLITNNPKKIVALKGYNIEITDRIAIPCELNKYNEFYMRTKKEKMEHIL
- the dnaA gene encoding chromosomal replication initiator protein DnaA — encoded protein: MVENTKLLWKEILKNLEDRMTTPAFEMWIKPLGFKSFEDNTLYLVTNRTMQQDYVRKRYNLEILNALREVTQNPYSEFDIILDSKFKPKFTPQKPVPFDTTEVVQQKLPLDENPYERLKMTSFNLNLKYSFDNFIEGESNKFALGAAKSIARKPGTLYNPLFLYGGAGLGKTHLLHSIGHYILLNHHDKKVRYVTVEELTNEFVQIMVAYKGNEKKKNEFKNKYKNVDVLLIDDVQFLEGREKTQDELFNIFDHLHRNGKQIVITSDRPPKDISTLTDRLRSRFEWGLLAQITPPPYETRVEILKQKVKEENLSIPLSVLELIASVFKNNVRELEGALNRMSAFASIQNTAVTLETAKKIINFAAREKELTAEGIINYVGDYFNIEPSEIKASSRSKDIALARHIAVYLTRELVKSSFPQIGSVINRKHTTVLYSYEKTKEDYQTDKKVKYFIDEIIQKINDDFIV